One genomic region from Haloterrigena gelatinilytica encodes:
- a CDS encoding metal-dependent hydrolase — translation MMATTHVFAGLAAVAPVAYLLPELATPLAVGAILGGLAPDFDLVFDHRRTFHFPVAGAAVAVLAVGVAVAAPGSLTAALAAFAVAAWLHAVSDAAGSGPEMDPWNHRHDRAVYDHVRGRWLRPRRWIRYDGAPEDAALATVLAVPALAVFDGPIAVVVLVGVVLSIVYALLRRRLVAWLPDWLE, via the coding sequence ATGATGGCGACGACGCACGTGTTCGCGGGACTCGCCGCCGTCGCCCCGGTCGCCTACCTGCTGCCGGAACTGGCGACGCCGCTGGCCGTCGGGGCGATACTCGGCGGACTCGCCCCCGATTTCGACCTCGTCTTCGACCATCGACGGACGTTTCACTTCCCGGTGGCGGGCGCCGCGGTCGCCGTTCTCGCGGTCGGCGTCGCCGTCGCCGCCCCCGGCTCGCTCACGGCCGCGCTCGCTGCCTTCGCCGTCGCCGCGTGGCTCCACGCGGTCAGCGACGCCGCCGGCAGCGGCCCCGAGATGGACCCGTGGAACCACCGACACGACCGGGCCGTCTACGACCACGTCCGCGGCCGGTGGCTCCGACCGCGGCGCTGGATCCGGTACGACGGCGCCCCCGAAGACGCCGCGCTCGCCACCGTCCTCGCGGTGCCCGCGCTGGCGGTCTTCGACGGCCCGATCGCCGTCGTCGTTCTCGTCGGCGTCGTCCTCTCGATCGTCTACGCGCTCCTCCGGCGACGGCTGGTCGCGTGGCTCCCCGACTGGCTCGAGTGA
- a CDS encoding deoxyuridine 5'-triphosphate nucleotidohydrolase, with protein MFRSGTFVAEHVSPTAADQIQPNGVDLTLDVVFEQLEPGRIGRDGKQVGDRVARPLEELEQKDPDTYYLPQGAYVARYGERIEIPEGHIGFVYPRSSLMRNSCMLNTAVWDAGYEGRGEGLLQVHHDVEIERGARIAQLVLAEADHEGVYDGSYQGEGLE; from the coding sequence ATGTTCCGCTCCGGTACGTTCGTCGCCGAGCACGTCTCGCCGACGGCCGCCGATCAGATCCAGCCCAACGGCGTCGACCTCACGCTGGACGTCGTCTTCGAACAGCTCGAGCCGGGTCGAATCGGCCGGGACGGCAAGCAGGTCGGCGACCGCGTCGCCCGCCCCCTCGAGGAACTCGAGCAGAAGGATCCCGACACCTACTACCTGCCACAGGGCGCCTACGTCGCCCGCTACGGCGAGCGGATCGAAATTCCGGAGGGCCACATCGGCTTCGTCTATCCTCGCTCGTCGCTGATGCGCAACTCCTGTATGCTGAACACGGCCGTCTGGGACGCCGGCTACGAGGGCCGCGGCGAGGGCCTGTTGCAGGTCCACCACGACGTCGAGATCGAACGCGGCGCCCGGATCGCCCAGCTGGTCCTCGCGGAAGCCGACCACGAGGGCGTCTACGACGGGAGTTATCAGGGCGAAGGCCTCGAGTGA
- a CDS encoding aconitate hydratase has translation MGQTLTEKILDDHLVEGELETGEEIGIEIDQVLTQDTTGTMVWLQFEAMGLDEVQTEIAAQYCDHQTYQFDFKNTDDHRFLRSAAGTYGAYFSRPGNGICHNVHRENFAAPGKTLLGSDSHTPTPGGLGELAIGAGGIDVTVAMGGAPYYIEMPEIVNVRLEGELPEWATAKDVILELLRRLSVKGGVGKILEYTGPGVETLTAPERMTITNMGTELGATSSIFPTDEQTEDYLERVGRADEYEELQPDEDAEYDDEIVVDLSDLEPLIAQPSMPDNVVPVREVEGQDVNQVIVGSCTNGGYEDILPAAKMLEGREVNKKTEMIVAPGSKQASEMLAREGWVAEMMAAGVNFSEATCGACIGIGHVPASDSVSLRTFNRNFEGRSGIEDDNVFLCSPEVAAAAAIKGEIIDPRDLAEEEGDLEAPGIELPDEYDGSKADLITPDEAVDDELVKGPNIGDVPLKDQLGSDIAGEALLKMEDNITTDHIIPATQDILMYRSNIDKLSEFTLSRVDDTFAERAREADGGVLVAGENYGQGSSREHAAMCPMYLGIEAVLAQSFARIHRANLFNFGIVPLTIDEDTYADIDQGDEVEIVDDVYDAVTSGQEEFTVRVNGDEEYTATLDASERERDILAAGGKLAWTKEQAESGSGAAPADD, from the coding sequence ATGGGACAGACTCTCACCGAGAAGATTCTCGACGACCACCTCGTCGAGGGCGAACTCGAGACCGGCGAGGAGATCGGGATCGAGATCGACCAGGTGCTCACACAGGACACGACCGGGACGATGGTCTGGCTCCAGTTCGAAGCCATGGGACTGGACGAGGTCCAGACCGAAATCGCCGCCCAGTACTGTGACCACCAGACGTACCAGTTCGACTTTAAGAATACTGACGACCACCGCTTCCTCCGCTCTGCGGCCGGCACGTACGGCGCATATTTCTCTCGGCCCGGCAACGGTATCTGTCACAACGTCCACCGCGAGAACTTCGCGGCGCCCGGCAAGACGCTGCTGGGATCCGACTCCCACACCCCGACGCCCGGCGGGCTCGGCGAACTCGCCATCGGCGCCGGCGGGATCGACGTCACCGTCGCCATGGGCGGCGCGCCCTACTACATCGAGATGCCCGAGATCGTCAACGTCCGCCTCGAGGGTGAACTCCCCGAGTGGGCCACCGCGAAGGACGTCATCCTCGAGCTGCTCCGTCGCCTCAGCGTCAAGGGCGGCGTCGGCAAGATCCTCGAGTACACCGGTCCGGGCGTCGAGACCCTGACCGCGCCCGAGCGCATGACCATCACCAACATGGGCACGGAGCTCGGCGCGACCTCGTCGATCTTCCCGACCGACGAGCAGACCGAGGACTACCTCGAGCGCGTCGGCCGCGCCGACGAGTACGAGGAGCTCCAGCCCGACGAGGACGCCGAGTACGACGACGAGATCGTCGTCGACCTCTCCGACCTCGAACCGCTGATCGCCCAGCCCTCGATGCCCGACAACGTCGTCCCCGTCCGCGAGGTCGAGGGCCAGGACGTCAACCAGGTCATCGTCGGCTCCTGTACCAACGGCGGCTACGAGGACATACTTCCGGCCGCGAAGATGCTCGAGGGCCGCGAGGTCAACAAGAAGACCGAGATGATCGTCGCGCCCGGTTCCAAGCAGGCCTCCGAGATGCTCGCCCGCGAGGGCTGGGTCGCGGAGATGATGGCCGCCGGCGTCAACTTCTCCGAGGCCACCTGCGGCGCCTGTATCGGCATCGGTCACGTCCCCGCCAGCGACTCCGTTTCGCTGCGGACGTTCAACCGCAACTTCGAGGGCCGCTCGGGTATCGAGGACGACAACGTCTTCCTCTGCTCGCCGGAGGTCGCCGCCGCCGCGGCGATCAAGGGCGAGATCATCGACCCGCGCGACCTCGCCGAGGAAGAAGGCGACCTCGAGGCGCCCGGCATCGAACTCCCCGACGAGTACGACGGCTCGAAGGCGGACCTCATCACGCCCGACGAGGCCGTCGACGACGAGCTCGTCAAGGGCCCGAACATCGGCGACGTCCCGCTGAAGGACCAACTCGGCTCCGACATCGCGGGTGAGGCCCTCCTGAAGATGGAGGACAACATCACGACCGACCACATCATTCCGGCGACCCAGGACATCCTGATGTACCGGTCGAACATCGACAAGCTCTCCGAGTTCACCCTCTCCCGCGTCGACGACACGTTCGCCGAGCGCGCTCGAGAGGCCGACGGCGGCGTCCTCGTCGCCGGCGAGAACTACGGTCAGGGCTCCTCGCGAGAGCACGCCGCGATGTGTCCGATGTACCTCGGTATCGAGGCCGTCCTCGCACAGAGCTTCGCGCGCATCCACCGCGCGAACCTCTTCAACTTCGGCATCGTGCCGCTGACGATCGACGAGGACACCTACGCCGACATCGATCAGGGCGACGAGGTCGAGATCGTCGACGACGTCTACGACGCCGTCACCTCCGGTCAGGAGGAGTTCACGGTCCGCGTCAACGGCGACGAGGAGTACACCGCGACGCTGGACGCCTCCGAGCGCGAACGCGACATCCTCGCGGCCGGCGGCAAGCTCGCCTGGACGAAAGAACAGGCCGAGAGCGGCTCCGGCGCCGCCCCCGCCGACGACTGA
- a CDS encoding TIGR03571 family LLM class oxidoreductase translates to MPPAGHENAGYRRLFDRDGLTFGAGFPLTGANRSTPDIESELRLAEHAERVGFDGLWARDVPTYWPKFGDAGQTFDTWPWLSHVAARTDDVALGTSSIVLTLRHPIHVAKSAATVDRLSDGRLVLGVASGDRDPEYPAFGVDREERGRAFRERFEAVRTVWREDFPTVEGEWGSLEGDLEVVPEPTTETIPLLPTGNARQSREWIAEHGDGWLFYHLPERTLEEYLVEWRESAGEKPFAIAVRVEFADDPTADAEPLHLGFRAGVEWFRDYFRRLEEYGLDHAIIGFENEDREAALSTFADEIMATL, encoded by the coding sequence ATGCCACCGGCAGGACACGAAAACGCCGGCTACCGCCGCCTGTTCGACCGCGACGGCCTGACCTTCGGCGCCGGCTTCCCGTTGACGGGAGCGAACCGTTCGACCCCCGATATCGAGTCCGAACTGCGACTCGCCGAGCACGCCGAGCGGGTCGGCTTCGACGGCCTCTGGGCGCGGGACGTTCCGACCTACTGGCCGAAGTTCGGCGACGCCGGCCAGACGTTCGACACGTGGCCGTGGCTCTCCCACGTCGCGGCCCGCACCGACGACGTCGCGCTCGGCACCTCGAGTATCGTCCTCACGCTGCGCCACCCGATCCACGTCGCCAAGTCCGCCGCGACCGTCGACCGGCTCTCGGACGGCCGGCTCGTCCTCGGCGTCGCCTCCGGCGACCGCGACCCCGAGTACCCCGCCTTCGGCGTCGACCGCGAGGAGCGGGGCCGGGCGTTTCGCGAACGGTTCGAGGCCGTCCGCACAGTCTGGCGGGAGGACTTTCCGACCGTCGAAGGAGAGTGGGGCTCCCTAGAGGGCGACCTTGAGGTCGTCCCCGAGCCCACGACCGAGACGATCCCGCTCCTCCCGACGGGCAACGCCCGTCAGTCCCGCGAGTGGATCGCCGAGCACGGCGACGGCTGGTTATTCTATCACCTCCCGGAACGCACGCTGGAGGAGTACCTCGTCGAGTGGCGCGAGTCGGCCGGCGAGAAACCGTTCGCCATCGCCGTCCGCGTCGAGTTCGCCGACGATCCGACGGCCGACGCCGAACCGCTGCACCTCGGCTTTCGGGCCGGCGTCGAGTGGTTCCGGGATTACTTCCGGCGACTCGAGGAGTACGGCCTCGACCACGCCATCATCGGGTTCGAAAACGAGGATCGCGAGGCGGCGCTGTCGACGTTCGCCGACGAGATCATGGCGACGCTGTAG
- a CDS encoding DUF7344 domain-containing protein — protein sequence MGGCHAEQTRDRNVPRRNRDELTEDELFELLSNRRRRHILHTLMDEAETIDIGDLSQEIAAAEDGLAYEEVSSTDRKRVYTALQQSHLPKLDKAGVVEFDRDRGVVEPTPALENVEIYMDVVRGREIPWSDYYLGLTAVATLLLGATVAGFPPFADLPSYAWGVFVVVAFGVSALAHRYYARRNRLGIADEPPAVELEYRDRTEGGR from the coding sequence ATGGGGGGATGCCACGCGGAACAGACTCGGGACCGGAACGTCCCGCGACGAAACCGAGACGAATTGACCGAAGACGAACTCTTCGAGCTCCTGTCGAACCGACGACGACGACACATCCTTCACACGCTGATGGACGAAGCGGAGACGATCGACATCGGCGACCTCTCGCAGGAGATCGCCGCGGCGGAGGACGGACTCGCCTACGAGGAGGTCTCGAGCACCGATCGAAAGCGAGTCTATACGGCGCTCCAGCAGTCGCATCTACCGAAGCTGGATAAGGCCGGCGTCGTCGAGTTCGACCGCGATCGGGGGGTCGTCGAACCCACCCCGGCGCTCGAGAACGTCGAGATCTACATGGACGTCGTTCGCGGACGAGAGATCCCGTGGAGCGACTACTATCTGGGACTGACGGCGGTGGCCACGCTGTTGCTCGGGGCGACCGTCGCCGGCTTCCCGCCGTTCGCCGACCTCCCGTCGTACGCGTGGGGCGTGTTCGTCGTCGTCGCCTTCGGCGTCTCCGCGCTCGCACACCGCTACTACGCGCGGCGCAACCGGCTCGGGATCGCCGACGAACCGCCGGCCGTGGAACTCGAGTACCGGGACCGAACGGAAGGGGGGCGATGA
- a CDS encoding DUF1102 domain-containing protein — protein sequence MQRRKFVIGMGALASGTAAAIGTGAFSSVSANRDIDVEVADDASAYLRLEGTGGDNADYVTDDGNGGTLTIDLSPSNDGVAGGGEGVNPDAVTQIGNLFDIENQGTQEVDVTVAKHGDNADLVAFYPDGEAYDGDSLTDSAVTLGAGESTTICLEIDTEDSGLGDGDELLDSVTFSATA from the coding sequence ATGCAACGACGCAAATTCGTCATCGGAATGGGCGCACTGGCATCCGGAACCGCCGCCGCGATCGGGACGGGGGCGTTCTCGAGCGTGAGCGCGAATCGTGACATCGACGTCGAAGTCGCCGACGACGCTTCGGCCTACCTGCGACTCGAGGGTACCGGCGGCGACAACGCGGACTACGTCACCGACGACGGGAACGGCGGTACGCTGACGATCGACCTCAGTCCGAGCAACGACGGCGTCGCGGGCGGCGGCGAGGGGGTCAACCCCGATGCGGTCACGCAGATCGGGAACCTGTTCGACATCGAGAACCAGGGGACGCAGGAAGTCGACGTCACCGTGGCCAAACACGGCGACAACGCCGACCTCGTCGCGTTCTACCCGGACGGCGAGGCCTACGACGGCGACTCGCTGACCGACAGCGCGGTCACGCTCGGCGCCGGCGAGAGCACGACGATCTGTCTCGAAATCGATACCGAAGACAGCGGCCTCGGCGACGGCGACGAACTGCTCGACTCGGTGACCTTCAGCGCGACCGCGTAA